In Phaseolus vulgaris cultivar G19833 chromosome 10, P. vulgaris v2.0, whole genome shotgun sequence, a single genomic region encodes these proteins:
- the LOC137813801 gene encoding uncharacterized protein, with the protein MHDYYQPQPRRHREEMKELMEKGRNFIYKEKKYARREKEFRGKLQALVRKKEENEKREREENERKAREEKEKREQVMIEKENTKTSFSGVESDIDSILSSLENPCEDVLAEKSMFGAEPEININVSSIENTEECLTNKEEESFMTPPESIAGKEFLKGDCNTLNSSF; encoded by the coding sequence aTGCATGACTATTATCAACCTCAACCTAGGAGACAtagagaagaaatgaaagagcttatggaaaaaggaagaaactttatatataaagaaaaaaaatatgctaGAAGAGAAAAAGAGTTTAGAGGAAAACTCCAAGCTCTTgttagaaagaaagaagaaaatgagaaaagggAAAGAGAGGAGAACGAAAGGAAAGctagagaagagaaagaaaagagagaacaaGTGATGatagaaaaggaaaatacaaaAACATCTTTTTCTGGAGTTGAATCAGATATCGATAGCATTTTATCTTCTCTAGAAAACCCTTGTGAGGATGTGCTTGCAGAGAAATCTATGTTTGGAGCTGAAccagaaataaatataaatgtttcCTCCATAGAAAATACGGAAGAATGTTTGACCAACAAAGAAGAAGAGTCTTTTATGACACCCCCTGAAAGTATAGCTGGGAAAGAATTCTTAAAGGgggattgcaatactttgaactcttctttcTAA
- the LOC137819656 gene encoding uncharacterized protein: MVRASNPQHLESNTPLVVQGEGLTNDGLIPQIFSSMPALNDAASYLAQTTSYLTGCFSDYSVEHSPRGSGASVPIAQELVEFPSAETDASSSTEIDHIPSNRIHLTSVESSNTSTFARPHLQDEITSTSGGVLLQNSSALVESNRTGQSGISMFQSLIDRARRTVRGSADDIGWLQRDPGMPPVEDGTDRFLEILDNIKHGVHKLPNSVVYLLVPGLFSNHGPLYFVNTKVSFSKLGLACHIAKIHSEASVEKNARELKEYIEEIYWGSQKRVMLLGHSKGGVDAAAALSLYWSDLKDKVAGLALAQSPYGGTPIASDLLREGQLGDYVNLRKLTEILICKVIKGDMRALEDLTYERRREFLKEHHLPNEVPVVSFRTEAGISPAVLATLSHVAHAEFPPLVAPTGESTKLPVVMPLGAAMAACAQLTQVRYGEKSDGLVTCRDAEVPGSVVVRPKRKLDHAWMVYSSLNDDLSEGDASQVCEALLTLLVEIGQKKMHEFARKDE, translated from the exons ATGGTGCGAGCTTCAAATCCGCAGCATCTGGAATCGAACACGCCCTTAGTC GTACAGGGAGAGGGTTTGACAAATGATGGGCTTATTCCTCAGATATTTTCATCTATGCCAGCTCTTAATGATGCTGCTTCTTATCTTGCACAAACAACATCATACTTAACTGGTTGTTTCTCCGATTATTCAG TAGAACATTCCCCCAGAGGTTCTGGTGCTTCTGTCCCTATCGCACAAGAGCTTGTGGAATTTCCTTCTGCAGAAACTGATGCATCTTCATCTACTGAAATTGATCATATTCCTTCAAACAGAATTCATTTAACTAGTGTTGAATCATCCAACACTTCAACTTTTGCACGTCCACATTTGCAAGATGAAATCACTAGTACCTCTGGTGGAGTTCTGTTACAAAATTCGAGTGCACTTGTTGAATCGAATCGCACTGGACAAAGTGGCATTTCCATGTTCCAAAG CCTGATTGATCGTGCTCGAAGGACCGTGCGTGGATCTGCAGATGATATAGGATGGCTTCAACGTGATCCAGGAATGCCTCCGGTTGAAGATGGAACTGATAGGTTCCTTGAAATTCTGGACAACATCAA GCATGGTGTTCACAAGTTACCAAATTCAGTGGTTTATTTGTTAGTTCCAG GTCTTTTCAGTAATCATGGTCCACTTTACTTTGTCAATACAAAAgtcagtttttcaaaattgggtTTGGCCTGTCATATTGCAAAGATTCATAGCGAG GCTTCAGTGGAGAAAAATGCCAGAGAGCTGAAAGAGTACATTGAGGAAATTTATTGGGGTTCACAGAAACGTGTTATGCTTCTTGGACATAGCAAAGGAGGAGTAGATGCAGCAGCTGCTTTATCGTTGTATTGGTCTGATTTGAAAGACAAAGTTGCTGGTTTGGCATTAGCTCAAAGTCCCTACGGTGGAACTCCTATAGCTTCAGATCTTCTACGCGAAGGACAGCTTGGCGATTATGTGAATTTACGAAAACTTACTGAGATTCTTATCTGTAAAGTAATTAAG GGTGACATGCGAGCCTTAGAAGACTTGACATATGAAAGGCGGAGAGAGTTTTTGAAAGAGCATCATCTGCCAAACGAAGTCCCAGTTGTTTCCTTTCGGACTGAAGCTGGCATTTCCCCTGCTGTTTTAGCCACATTATCTCATGTTGCACATGCTGAATTTCCACCCCTCGTCGCTCCTACTGGTGAGTCTACAAAACTCCCTGTGGTGATGCCCCTTGGTGCTGCAATGGCTGCTTGTGCACAATTGACACAGGTTAGGTACGGTGAGAAAAGCGACGGCCTTGTGACATGCCGAGATGCAGAAGTTCCTGGATCTGTTGTGGTGCGACCTAAGCGAAAATTAGACCATGCTTGGATGGTTTATTCATCGCTTAATGATGACCTTTCTGAAGGAGATGCATCTCAGGTGTGCGAGGCTCTCTTGACTCTACTTGTGGAAATCGGGCAGAAAAAGATGCATGAGTTTGCAAGGAAAGATGAATGA